One genomic window of Halovivax cerinus includes the following:
- a CDS encoding NAD-dependent epimerase/dehydratase family protein — MTILLTGADGYLGWPTTLRIADRTDDRVVLVDNLARRRWVEEVGSTSATPIATMDERLEAAREVHGLANLSFVEGDLSEKSFVDELLAVHEPETIVHAAAQPSAPYSQINGERANYTQHNNMQATRNLLWGLEEHDMTDTHFVETTTTGVYGAPEFPIPEGGATMENGGERDEVPFPAMAGSWYHLTKSHDAANMRLAHTQFGIPISDVRTAITYGTETPETAADPRLATRFDFDYYFGVVAHRFAAQAIAGYPMTVYGKGEQRKPFIALEDAVEGLAQLALADPADRPDDLTVYNQVTRAISIVEIAETIADVGDEFDLDVDVEHFENPRDEDETHKMEIENDRYADLIGEQSVTFAEGMRDVLGTLTDYEDVIAAHEDRFLPGVLDDWDGETATAED, encoded by the coding sequence ATGACGATCCTCCTCACCGGTGCGGACGGCTACCTCGGGTGGCCGACCACCCTTCGAATCGCGGACCGAACCGACGACCGCGTCGTTCTCGTCGACAACCTCGCCCGGCGGCGCTGGGTCGAGGAGGTCGGCTCGACGAGTGCGACCCCCATCGCGACGATGGACGAGCGCCTCGAGGCCGCACGCGAGGTCCACGGCCTCGCGAACCTCTCGTTCGTCGAGGGCGACCTCTCCGAGAAATCGTTCGTCGACGAACTGCTCGCGGTCCACGAACCCGAGACGATCGTCCACGCCGCGGCCCAGCCCTCCGCGCCCTACTCGCAGATCAACGGCGAGCGGGCCAACTACACCCAGCACAACAACATGCAGGCCACGCGGAACCTGCTCTGGGGCCTCGAGGAACACGACATGACGGACACCCACTTCGTCGAGACCACGACGACGGGCGTCTACGGCGCGCCCGAGTTCCCCATCCCGGAGGGCGGTGCGACGATGGAGAACGGCGGTGAGCGCGACGAGGTGCCCTTCCCAGCGATGGCGGGTTCGTGGTACCACCTCACGAAGAGCCACGACGCGGCCAACATGCGCCTGGCGCACACGCAGTTCGGGATCCCGATCTCGGACGTTCGGACCGCGATCACCTACGGGACGGAGACCCCCGAGACCGCGGCAGATCCCCGCCTCGCGACGCGCTTCGACTTCGACTACTACTTCGGCGTCGTCGCCCACCGCTTCGCCGCCCAGGCGATCGCCGGCTACCCGATGACCGTCTACGGCAAAGGCGAGCAGCGCAAACCGTTCATCGCGCTCGAAGACGCCGTCGAGGGGCTCGCACAGCTCGCCCTCGCCGATCCCGCCGACCGACCGGACGACCTCACCGTCTACAACCAGGTCACCCGCGCCATCAGCATCGTCGAGATCGCGGAGACGATCGCGGACGTCGGCGACGAGTTCGACCTGGACGTCGACGTCGAGCACTTCGAGAACCCGCGCGACGAGGACGAGACCCACAAGATGGAGATCGAGAACGACCGCTACGCCGACCTCATCGGCGAGCAGTCGGTCACCTTCGCTGAGGGAATGCGCGACGTCCTCGGGACCCTCACCGACTACGAGGACGTGATCGCGGCCCACGAGGACCGCTTCCTGCCGGGCGTCCTCGACGACTGGGACGGCGAGACGGCGACGGCGGAGGACTGA
- a CDS encoding phytoene desaturase family protein — MVPTYDDVIVGGGHNGLVAALYLADAGRDVCVLERNETLGGATRSGERTVEGYVHDTYATNMNLFRGSAVYEDFGAELKEEGLSFATSSEPFATVFPDGTALRVYQDTDRTREELAAHSAGDAEGWETLRGEFGRFAETLAPLMGQALPSLAAGRTLVEAVRSEGPSGLVDLAQIPLSSTRELGEAYFETPEARALMACWGLHLDFGPDVSGGALFPFLESFSALEGGISVAEGGASAVPESLAVLVEARGGEVRTDAEVTAVETRDGAVTGVELVDGDRIQTAETVVANLTPTVLFGDLVEADAVPASFADRVDRYEYGPGTMMIHLALDERPDWAAGSDLREFAYVHVGPSVDTLAETYTDAQNGVIPAEPMLVVGQTTAVDESRTPDDGHVLWVQVRALPSEIEGDAAGEIDATDWADAADPVADRVIDALETYAPGLEDQIRERDVLSPADLEAGNPNLVGGDSVAGSHHFRQNFLWRPFPGWSRYATPVDGLYTCGAATWPGAGVNATSGCLCAERILSSPIEERALRTAESAVGTVARRVRRTLD; from the coding sequence ATGGTACCAACGTACGACGACGTGATCGTCGGCGGCGGTCACAACGGCCTCGTCGCCGCGCTGTACCTCGCGGACGCGGGACGGGACGTCTGCGTGCTCGAGCGCAACGAGACCCTCGGCGGGGCGACGCGCAGCGGGGAACGCACGGTCGAGGGCTACGTCCACGACACGTACGCGACGAACATGAACCTCTTCCGCGGATCGGCCGTCTACGAGGACTTCGGCGCGGAACTAAAGGAGGAAGGCCTGTCGTTCGCCACGTCGAGCGAGCCCTTCGCCACCGTCTTCCCCGACGGGACGGCGCTCAGAGTGTACCAGGACACAGACCGGACGCGCGAGGAACTCGCCGCCCACTCCGCGGGGGACGCCGAGGGGTGGGAGACGCTCCGCGGCGAGTTCGGGCGCTTCGCCGAGACGCTCGCGCCCCTGATGGGCCAGGCGCTCCCGTCGCTGGCCGCCGGTCGGACGCTCGTCGAGGCCGTCCGATCGGAGGGTCCGTCAGGGCTGGTTGATCTCGCCCAGATCCCGCTGAGTTCGACGCGCGAACTGGGGGAGGCGTACTTCGAGACGCCGGAGGCCAGGGCCCTGATGGCCTGCTGGGGGCTGCACTTGGACTTCGGTCCGGACGTCTCTGGCGGCGCCCTCTTCCCGTTCCTCGAGTCCTTCTCGGCGCTGGAGGGAGGCATCAGCGTCGCCGAAGGCGGCGCGTCGGCCGTCCCGGAGTCGCTCGCGGTGCTGGTCGAGGCCCGCGGCGGCGAGGTGCGAACCGACGCCGAGGTGACGGCCGTCGAGACGAGAGACGGCGCCGTCACCGGCGTCGAACTGGTCGACGGCGACCGAATCCAGACCGCGGAGACCGTCGTCGCGAACCTGACCCCGACGGTCCTGTTCGGTGACCTGGTCGAGGCGGACGCCGTCCCGGCGTCGTTCGCCGATCGCGTCGATCGCTACGAGTACGGTCCCGGGACGATGATGATCCACCTCGCTCTGGACGAGCGCCCCGACTGGGCGGCCGGGTCGGACCTGCGGGAGTTCGCGTACGTCCACGTCGGTCCGTCCGTCGACACACTCGCGGAGACGTACACCGACGCCCAGAACGGCGTGATACCCGCGGAGCCGATGCTCGTCGTCGGACAGACCACGGCCGTCGACGAGAGCCGGACCCCCGACGACGGACACGTCCTCTGGGTGCAGGTCAGGGCGCTGCCGTCCGAGATCGAGGGCGACGCCGCAGGCGAGATCGACGCGACCGACTGGGCGGACGCCGCCGACCCGGTGGCCGATCGCGTGATCGACGCCCTCGAAACGTACGCCCCCGGGCTCGAAGACCAGATCCGCGAGCGGGACGTGCTCTCGCCCGCCGACCTGGAGGCCGGGAATCCCAACCTCGTCGGCGGCGACAGCGTGGCCGGCAGTCACCACTTCCGACAGAACTTCCTCTGGCGACCGTTCCCCGGCTGGTCCCGGTACGCCACCCCCGTCGACGGCCTCTACACGTGTGGCGCGGCGACCTGGCCCGGCGCGGGTGTCAACGCGACGTCCGGGTGCCTCTGTGCGGAACGGATCCTCTCGTCGCCGATCGAAGAGCGCGCCCTCCGAACGGCCGAGTCCGCCGTCGGAACGGTCGCCCGGCGCGTCCGCCGAACGCTCGACTGA
- a CDS encoding E3 ubiquitin ligase family protein, with protein sequence MTTPFVFQLAGALTDLQGSFADLPLDGPRGWLVVAVLVVSVPVGPWLLRRSVRQIGHGYAMLANRAVGAGEAHQESGVVEVSGTAVSLGETSTGTYSNEPTLVQTWHRVREEEQTDSDGNTTTSRRRLGGGSDALPFLVEDETGSVAVDPSGATLSLSESHYHRSPRDVDHYEGHIAPGDSVYVYGQLREADDPAHAPGEQRTYIGAGDEVGEFVVSDGGQLGTVFDYFLWGTLLAILGLGLTVLVPLLLLFAAEAAFGIPTASWLVDLA encoded by the coding sequence GTGACGACTCCGTTCGTCTTCCAGCTCGCCGGCGCACTGACGGACCTCCAGGGCTCGTTCGCCGACCTCCCGCTCGACGGGCCCCGCGGGTGGCTCGTCGTCGCGGTGCTCGTCGTGTCCGTCCCCGTGGGCCCGTGGCTCCTTCGCCGGAGCGTCCGTCAGATCGGGCACGGCTACGCGATGCTGGCGAACCGAGCGGTGGGCGCGGGCGAGGCCCATCAGGAGTCGGGCGTGGTCGAAGTCTCGGGGACGGCGGTCTCGCTCGGTGAGACCAGCACCGGGACGTACTCGAACGAGCCGACCCTCGTCCAGACCTGGCACCGGGTGCGCGAGGAAGAGCAAACCGACTCCGACGGCAACACGACCACCTCGCGACGACGGCTCGGTGGCGGCTCCGACGCCCTCCCGTTCCTCGTCGAGGACGAAACCGGGTCGGTCGCCGTCGACCCCTCCGGCGCGACGCTGTCGCTGTCCGAGTCCCACTACCACCGCTCGCCCAGAGACGTCGACCACTACGAGGGTCACATCGCACCCGGCGATTCGGTCTACGTCTACGGCCAGCTCCGCGAAGCGGACGACCCGGCGCACGCGCCCGGGGAGCAGCGCACCTACATCGGCGCCGGCGACGAGGTGGGGGAGTTCGTCGTCTCCGACGGCGGCCAGCTGGGAACCGTGTTCGACTACTTCCTCTGGGGGACGCTGCTGGCGATCCTCGGACTCGGCCTGACCGTGCTCGTCCCACTGCTGCTCCTGTTCGCGGCGGAGGCCGCCTTCGGCATCCCGACGGCGTCGTGGCTCGTCGATCTCGCCTGA
- a CDS encoding PIN domain-containing protein, whose amino-acid sequence MSDAYVFDTEAIIAYLYDEPGRVVVERYLREVRDGAVDGLLAETNAGEVRYLVARFEGVDDEPTTDSLRTADRDLRALERWGVTIERADWRLAAEVKAGGHISFADAHGVALARESDATLVAGADDDFESCPIEIDVVRFRETGV is encoded by the coding sequence ATGAGCGACGCGTACGTATTCGACACCGAAGCGATCATCGCGTATCTCTACGACGAACCGGGCCGGGTCGTCGTCGAACGGTACCTTCGAGAGGTCCGTGACGGAGCCGTCGACGGATTGCTGGCCGAGACCAACGCCGGTGAAGTGCGCTATCTCGTCGCTCGATTCGAAGGAGTCGACGACGAGCCGACGACGGATTCGCTTCGTACGGCCGATCGGGATCTCCGTGCGCTCGAACGGTGGGGAGTAACGATCGAGCGAGCCGACTGGCGCCTCGCCGCCGAAGTGAAGGCGGGCGGCCACATCTCGTTTGCGGACGCACACGGCGTCGCGCTCGCCCGCGAGAGCGATGCGACGCTCGTCGCAGGTGCCGACGACGATTTCGAATCGTGTCCGATCGAGATCGACGTCGTTCGATTTCGCGAAACAGGTGTGTAG
- a CDS encoding AbrB/MazE/SpoVT family DNA-binding domain-containing protein: MSSSTRDPEVVRVSQKGQATIPKSLREKFGIDAPGEVFIYEEDDRIVVEPIPSLEELGGIHADADRERGEVLDRVRELKRDEQQRDAARSERLRPTDGADE; encoded by the coding sequence ATGTCGAGTAGTACTCGGGACCCAGAGGTCGTACGCGTCTCGCAGAAGGGACAGGCGACGATTCCGAAGTCGCTGCGGGAGAAGTTCGGGATCGACGCTCCCGGCGAGGTGTTCATCTACGAGGAAGACGACCGTATCGTCGTCGAGCCGATACCGTCGCTCGAGGAATTGGGCGGGATCCACGCCGACGCGGACCGCGAGCGCGGCGAGGTACTCGACAGGGTTCGCGAACTGAAACGCGACGAACAGCAGCGTGACGCAGCCCGTTCCGAGCGGCTCCGACCGACCGACGGAGCGGACGAATGA
- a CDS encoding NAD-dependent epimerase/dehydratase family protein yields the protein MYYKTIVLLSIAGRPVSTYGTQMLLRDRYAQLWHDRHGVATVPLRYCNIYGMDVAGETLCGLPGTFVRQLTADGSITVFGDGRQTRDFVHVDDVVRATIGAATTRRVGKAYTVGSGESTSVRTVARLVRDHVDPSAEIDFDEEYDGAVRDSHADISNARAWLDFEPTRSIEGCLGDRIAGVSR from the coding sequence TTGTACTACAAGACCATCGTATTACTATCTATCGCCGGACGCCCCGTCTCGACGTACGGGACGCAGATGCTCCTGCGCGATCGGTACGCACAGCTGTGGCACGACCGCCACGGCGTCGCGACCGTTCCGCTTCGATACTGCAACATCTACGGGATGGACGTGGCGGGCGAGACACTGTGCGGCCTGCCGGGGACGTTCGTCAGACAACTGACGGCGGACGGCTCGATCACCGTCTTCGGCGACGGCCGCCAGACCCGCGACTTCGTCCACGTCGACGACGTCGTCAGGGCGACCATCGGCGCCGCGACGACGCGACGGGTTGGTAAGGCGTACACCGTCGGGAGCGGGGAGTCGACTTCGGTGCGGACGGTGGCTCGACTCGTTCGCGACCACGTCGATCCCTCGGCCGAGATCGACTTCGACGAGGAGTACGACGGTGCGGTTCGAGACAGTCACGCCGATATCTCGAACGCTCGGGCGTGGCTCGACTTCGAACCGACGCGGTCGATCGAGGGGTGTCTTGGGGATCGGATAGCGGGGGTGTCTCGGTGA
- a CDS encoding acyltransferase, whose product MTSETPYDDTCTIDDGATVGYSYDEGTTPPAIGAETTIRAGTIVYDDVVMGEGCATGHYALVRELTELGDDVLVGTNAVIDGRTTVGSHVSIQSGVYVPSNTTIGSNVFLGPYAVLTNDPYPIRQDVSLEGPTLEDGVSVGANATILPGVTVGEGSFVAAGAIVTEDVPPETLAVGTPATHRPLPDSLQPGNDI is encoded by the coding sequence ATGACATCGGAGACCCCCTACGACGACACGTGTACGATCGACGACGGCGCGACGGTCGGATACAGCTACGATGAGGGAACGACACCCCCCGCGATCGGGGCGGAGACGACGATACGGGCGGGAACGATCGTCTACGACGACGTCGTCATGGGCGAGGGCTGCGCGACGGGACACTACGCCCTCGTTCGTGAACTGACCGAACTCGGCGACGACGTGCTCGTCGGAACGAACGCCGTGATCGATGGCCGGACGACGGTCGGCTCGCACGTGAGCATCCAGTCCGGCGTCTACGTCCCGTCGAACACGACGATCGGGAGCAACGTCTTCCTGGGACCGTACGCCGTGCTGACGAACGATCCGTACCCGATCCGGCAGGACGTCTCCCTCGAGGGCCCGACGCTCGAAGACGGCGTCTCCGTCGGCGCGAACGCGACGATCCTCCCCGGCGTGACCGTGGGTGAGGGGTCGTTCGTCGCCGCAGGCGCGATCGTCACCGAGGACGTGCCGCCGGAGACGCTGGCCGTCGGGACGCCGGCGACGCACCGCCCGCTCCCGGACTCGCTGCAACCCGGAAACGATATCTAA
- a CDS encoding DegT/DnrJ/EryC1/StrS family aminotransferase: protein MISIAAPTISADAQERVRDVLESGMIADGETVRTFEAEFASLCETSHGVATSNGTTAIEATLRGFGIGEGDTVLTTPFSFVATANAIRLAGAEPVFADIDPETYTLDPDAAREVANETDVDAILTVHLYGLPSEMDDLVDLAEDLDVPLIEDAAQAHGAASDGRRVGSIGDAACFSFYPTKNMTTGEGGMVTTDREDVSERIRSFINHGRQAGGGGYEHAALGTNYRMTNVAAAIGLSQLERLPDFTERRRTNADRLTAGLRDVPGVTPPVEPDGMRHVYHQYTVRTADRDALASHLEAEGVGSGIYYPTAIHEQPAYDHVTHSAPVAERAAAEVLSLPVHPGVDDADVDHILEVIEDYAA, encoded by the coding sequence ATGATCTCTATCGCCGCACCAACGATCAGCGCCGACGCACAGGAACGCGTTCGCGACGTCCTCGAGAGCGGGATGATCGCGGACGGAGAGACGGTCAGAACGTTCGAAGCCGAGTTCGCCTCGCTCTGCGAGACGTCACACGGGGTCGCGACCTCCAACGGGACGACCGCGATCGAGGCCACGCTGCGGGGCTTCGGCATCGGCGAGGGCGATACGGTGTTGACGACCCCCTTCTCGTTCGTCGCCACGGCGAACGCGATCCGCCTGGCCGGCGCCGAGCCAGTCTTCGCCGACATCGACCCCGAGACGTACACGCTCGATCCGGACGCCGCCAGGGAGGTGGCCAACGAGACGGACGTCGACGCGATCTTGACCGTCCACCTCTACGGCCTGCCGAGCGAGATGGACGACCTGGTCGACCTCGCCGAGGACCTCGACGTCCCGTTGATCGAGGACGCGGCGCAGGCCCACGGTGCGGCCTCCGACGGCCGGCGCGTCGGCTCGATCGGCGACGCCGCCTGCTTCTCCTTCTACCCGACGAAGAATATGACCACCGGCGAGGGCGGCATGGTGACGACCGATCGTGAGGACGTTTCCGAGCGTATTCGGTCGTTCATCAACCACGGTCGCCAGGCGGGTGGCGGCGGATACGAACACGCCGCACTCGGGACCAACTATCGGATGACCAACGTCGCGGCGGCTATCGGCCTGTCGCAGCTAGAACGACTCCCCGACTTCACCGAACGGCGCCGGACGAACGCCGATCGGCTGACCGCGGGCCTTCGCGACGTACCGGGCGTGACGCCGCCCGTCGAACCCGACGGAATGCGTCACGTCTACCACCAGTACACGGTGCGGACGGCCGACCGGGACGCGCTGGCGTCACACCTGGAGGCGGAGGGCGTCGGATCGGGGATCTACTACCCGACGGCGATCCACGAGCAGCCGGCGTACGACCACGTGACCCACTCGGCGCCCGTCGCGGAGCGAGCGGCCGCGGAGGTCCTCTCCCTGCCCGTCCACCCCGGCGTGGACGACGCGGACGTGGACCACATCCTGGAGGTGATCGAAGACTATGCAGCATGA
- a CDS encoding Gfo/Idh/MocA family protein produces the protein MQHDANGQLDVGVIGVGSMGQHHARVYDELPGTTLVGVTDADMDRAREIADEYGTQAFSQEELLSRVDAVSIVVPTRYHFDVLEEAIEAGAAPFVEKPVLGTLDQSEALTRLVDRTDLPVQVGHIERFNPAVTTLAQVIDDLDVVSIRAQRLGPPPERRIDDSAVMDLMIHDIDVVCSLLGESPREVHGAGVDGNRHASALLSFDGGTMATLIASRKTQRKVRTLEITAEDCFVVLDYIDQSIEIHRNSAPEYVKDEGGVRFTHESIVERPTVTNAEPLREELASFCQVVRDGGEPEVTVEDGLQALAVAQWIEESARGGSESSDYRPQPEVLTSDD, from the coding sequence ATGCAGCATGACGCGAACGGACAGCTCGACGTCGGCGTTATCGGCGTCGGCTCGATGGGACAGCACCACGCGCGAGTATACGACGAGCTGCCGGGGACGACCCTCGTCGGCGTCACGGACGCCGACATGGACCGCGCCCGGGAGATAGCCGACGAATACGGCACGCAGGCGTTCTCGCAGGAGGAATTACTGTCGCGCGTCGACGCCGTCTCGATCGTCGTCCCGACCAGGTACCACTTCGACGTCCTGGAGGAGGCGATCGAGGCCGGCGCCGCGCCGTTCGTCGAAAAACCCGTCCTCGGGACGCTCGACCAGTCCGAGGCGCTGACTCGGCTGGTCGACCGGACCGACCTCCCGGTACAGGTCGGCCACATCGAGCGATTCAACCCCGCCGTGACGACGCTGGCGCAGGTCATCGACGACCTCGACGTCGTGAGCATCCGGGCCCAGCGGCTCGGCCCGCCCCCGGAGCGCCGGATCGACGACAGCGCCGTCATGGACCTGATGATCCACGACATCGACGTCGTCTGCTCGCTGCTCGGCGAGTCGCCGCGCGAGGTCCACGGCGCCGGCGTCGACGGTAACCGCCACGCCTCCGCGCTCCTCTCGTTCGACGGCGGGACGATGGCGACCCTGATCGCGAGCCGCAAGACCCAGCGGAAGGTCCGAACGCTCGAGATCACCGCCGAGGACTGCTTCGTCGTGCTCGACTACATCGACCAGTCGATCGAGATCCACCGCAACTCCGCGCCGGAGTACGTGAAGGACGAGGGCGGCGTGCGCTTCACCCACGAGAGCATCGTCGAGCGGCCGACGGTGACGAACGCCGAGCCGCTGCGCGAGGAGCTCGCGTCGTTCTGCCAGGTGGTCCGCGACGGCGGCGAGCCCGAGGTCACCGTCGAGGACGGCCTGCAGGCGCTCGCGGTGGCCCAGTGGATCGAGGAGTCCGCACGCGGGGGCAGCGAGTCCTCCGACTATCGGCCCCAGCCGGAGGTGCTCACCTCGGATGACTGA
- a CDS encoding nucleotide sugar dehydrogenase → MTERDAGRGRDARDGRSDRETRADGSDALADRGDALADGGRAVSKPVTSLYGSDADAAVQRASFLDGEVPVAVYGLGKMGLPLAGVYAETCGNVLGADVDPDVVETISAGDCHVKREPGLAGLVSELVGDGALSATTEPREAAAAASIHVVIVPTPITESHEPDLSILDAVVDDIGRGLSAGDQVIIECTVPPRTTEDRVLPALEDASGLDRGEFGLAFCPERTSSGRALEDIRGAYPKVVGGVDAESTRVARLVYEEINAKGVLSTSDATTAECVKVFEGLYRDVNIALANELGRYADELGVDVREAIDVANTQPFCDIHDPGPGVGGHCIPYYPYFLIEPFETDSTLLETAREVNDSMPDFTVGKLREELAARGVALSEASVAVLGLTYRPGVEEIRASPSIPISAHLSEAGADVYGVDPLLEDHEAFDLEPVDLDELSSIGVDAAVVVTPHEEFDAIEWDSLGRNGDGPLVVIDGRDTLEPSAMPAGTAVYTIGTGSAE, encoded by the coding sequence ATGACTGAACGAGACGCCGGACGCGGTAGGGACGCCCGCGACGGCCGTTCGGATCGCGAAACGCGCGCCGACGGCAGCGACGCGCTCGCGGACAGGGGCGACGCGCTCGCGGACGGCGGCCGGGCCGTCTCGAAACCGGTGACGTCGCTGTACGGCTCGGACGCGGACGCGGCCGTCCAGCGGGCGTCGTTTCTTGACGGCGAAGTGCCCGTCGCGGTCTACGGCCTCGGGAAGATGGGCCTACCGCTGGCCGGCGTCTACGCCGAGACCTGCGGGAACGTCCTCGGGGCGGACGTCGATCCCGACGTCGTCGAGACGATTTCGGCGGGCGACTGTCACGTCAAGCGCGAGCCCGGCCTCGCGGGGCTGGTCTCGGAGCTGGTCGGCGACGGGGCGCTGTCGGCGACAACGGAGCCCCGGGAGGCGGCCGCGGCGGCGTCGATCCACGTCGTGATCGTGCCGACGCCCATCACTGAGTCGCACGAACCCGATCTCTCCATACTGGACGCCGTGGTGGACGACATCGGTCGCGGGCTGTCCGCGGGCGATCAGGTGATAATCGAGTGTACGGTCCCGCCGCGAACGACCGAAGATCGCGTGTTGCCCGCACTGGAGGACGCGTCCGGGCTGGACCGCGGCGAGTTCGGCCTCGCGTTCTGTCCCGAGCGGACGTCGTCCGGGCGGGCGCTGGAGGACATCCGCGGAGCGTACCCGAAGGTCGTTGGCGGCGTCGACGCGGAGAGCACCCGCGTGGCGCGGCTGGTGTACGAGGAGATCAACGCGAAGGGCGTACTGTCGACGTCGGACGCGACCACCGCCGAGTGCGTGAAGGTCTTCGAGGGGCTGTACCGCGACGTCAACATCGCCCTGGCGAACGAACTCGGCCGGTACGCCGACGAGCTGGGCGTCGACGTCCGCGAGGCGATCGACGTCGCGAACACCCAGCCGTTCTGCGACATCCACGACCCCGGCCCCGGCGTCGGCGGGCACTGCATCCCGTACTACCCGTACTTCCTGATCGAGCCGTTCGAGACGGACTCGACGCTGCTGGAGACGGCCCGCGAGGTCAACGACTCGATGCCCGACTTTACGGTCGGGAAACTTCGCGAGGAGCTGGCCGCCAGGGGCGTGGCCCTGTCCGAGGCTTCGGTTGCGGTACTGGGGCTGACCTACCGTCCCGGCGTCGAGGAGATCCGCGCCTCGCCGTCGATCCCGATTTCGGCGCACCTGTCCGAGGCGGGGGCTGACGTCTACGGCGTCGATCCCCTGCTGGAAGACCACGAGGCGTTCGATCTGGAGCCCGTCGACCTGGACGAGCTGTCGTCGATCGGCGTGGACGCCGCCGTCGTGGTGACGCCGCACGAGGAGTTCGACGCGATCGAGTGGGACTCGCTCGGCCGAAACGGTGACGGACCTCTGGTCGTGATAGACGGGCGAGACACCCTCGAACCGAGCGCGATGCCGGCCGGGACCGCGGTGTACACGATCGGCACGGGGTCGGCCGAATGA
- a CDS encoding glycosyltransferase family 2 protein yields the protein MYRDHTIGVVVPAYNEEGFVGEVIETLPAYVDRAYVVDDCSTDGTWDEIRETAERVNDESVTLHYHEAEAMADGGSRSDEGSRTADTDARTDGDVETDGGMTMTPGAADVQLAPDSLEEVSVFDDRIVPIQHEENRGVGGAIKTGYLRALSDEIDVTAVMGGDGQMDPDILYKFLDPIVEDRADYAKGNRLLYKDFREGMSTWRFFGNSILTFLTKISSGYWKTMDPQNGYTAISRYALENVGIEDMYEYYGYCNDLLVKLNAKGMRVADVAMPAVYGDEESSIEYSTYIRKVSGMLLGNFLWRLKVKYMVLDFHPLALFYLLGGLTATLGALGGMWSVYQKVVMNNPLFIRATSSLMLFTMGSMFIMFAMLFDMQVNEPKEVQVRD from the coding sequence ATGTACAGGGATCACACGATCGGCGTCGTCGTCCCCGCCTACAACGAGGAGGGGTTCGTCGGCGAGGTGATCGAGACGCTGCCGGCGTACGTCGACCGGGCGTACGTCGTCGACGACTGCTCGACCGACGGCACCTGGGACGAGATCCGGGAGACCGCCGAGCGAGTGAACGACGAGTCCGTGACGCTGCACTACCACGAGGCCGAGGCGATGGCCGACGGTGGGAGTCGGTCGGACGAGGGAAGTCGGACGGCCGACACGGACGCCCGGACCGACGGCGACGTCGAGACGGACGGCGGGATGACGATGACTCCCGGAGCGGCCGACGTGCAGCTTGCCCCTGACTCGCTGGAGGAGGTGTCGGTGTTCGACGACCGAATCGTCCCCATCCAGCACGAGGAAAATCGCGGGGTCGGCGGCGCGATCAAGACCGGCTACCTTCGCGCGCTCTCGGACGAGATCGACGTGACGGCCGTCATGGGCGGCGACGGCCAGATGGACCCCGACATTCTCTACAAGTTCCTCGACCCGATCGTCGAGGACCGCGCCGACTACGCGAAGGGCAACCGACTTTTGTACAAGGACTTCCGCGAGGGGATGTCGACGTGGCGCTTCTTCGGCAACTCCATCCTGACGTTCCTGACGAAGATCTCGTCGGGCTACTGGAAGACGATGGACCCGCAGAACGGCTACACGGCCATCTCTCGCTACGCCCTGGAGAACGTCGGTATCGAGGACATGTACGAGTACTACGGCTACTGCAACGACTTGCTGGTGAAGCTGAACGCCAAGGGGATGCGGGTCGCGGACGTGGCCATGCCGGCGGTGTACGGCGACGAGGAGTCGAGCATCGAGTACTCCACGTACATCCGGAAGGTCTCGGGAATGCTGCTCGGGAACTTCCTCTGGCGGCTGAAAGTGAAGTACATGGTGCTGGATTTCCACCCCCTGGCGCTGTTTTACTTGCTCGGCGGGCTGACGGCAACCCTCGGTGCGCTCGGCGGGATGTGGTCGGTGTACCAGAAGGTCGTGATGAACAACCCGCTATTCATTCGGGCGACGTCGAGTCTCATGCTGTTCACCATGGGCAGCATGTTCATCATGTTCGCCATGCTGTTCGACATGCAGGTCAACGAGCCGAAAGAGGTGCAGGTGCGTGACTAG